The following proteins are encoded in a genomic region of Montipora foliosa isolate CH-2021 chromosome 8, ASM3666993v2, whole genome shotgun sequence:
- the LOC137967667 gene encoding uncharacterized protein: MAMQEAFKNDGENAELREENTCDEFSQSKTPAFVVQETQITSAEGSHEVKEDAITVEQLTETNGNKRKKKKKRKKNTNLAFATEQGNTNEMTPPVEEANLGENTSSTSETPPVDGREGSCKQPSGSSCGKKKNKKKKKKKIKDVTTSGAVGDHDYDSTVREIAANDVDLVNTVTIGHNLVEEQRDDLMKPQDDVIVEDDGDSQETETVAEAVVVTYIEKKAVDDAVESDNNCGLEYVENKSNDVVELVTDEEEFLASEKNAESCSSQATEVIRTGDVNLDSPACDGQDETRGTEHSDEIEEVKLSDAEDNSNVEIDKEGRNILCIFKLVYGVGLRALRKLFEQIHPTWNNQPSDAAAFDKGTMKLRKEEEVHFKKGDINNWDFSLITSVLRYSKICALEMSKRPGHDHALQELKKIRNELLGHPSTDQMTDADFNIFWPNLCTHFITLGADRTEIANIKLQSDEQLQAGGHYKELFLAENGRLRYVENKLDSIEKKLDTLIESSNDGTTKEPLSPKDLSGAKWDEWLKFCDAVGDFDTMKNQYVLVTDALSEENLDSFSILRSMSWKMVLDFDPMSEEKGMYYKFTSQEGQDNLVSMRTPAELKRITMVNLARQIDPCKTQWLFVNGRSSDTEDNLQEFADWEATSVKEISRFFGCCCDPDKFDKQKPLVCLILPIRKKSVPYVEVTLNRLFENFGDQFLLKVVCFRLEKRLTVLEKVKVRSIDLDPSLVHLGLKQRFCSPSTKRYPMPTSQADVYYDLSEKEYLYLKEHLEILYQGCEELPVSDDSSDDDQKVQKFLDEHRRLFISGNQISFASLYDNHDARREIENDIQIHVQRLLDKRLTRSMIVDIKHSPGTGGTTISRRVMWDLHKAYPCAFVEIRSHIYLDEDTSYANKLADRIGALEEMCHTPPVILIDGKQSRAIESLPNRLVRILGKRGKRALLLRCQHGSKTSSGEIEEPLHVHKVFYVDVRLEDSCADLNEFKKKYNDFVVESLHGTRVSSPCRVFHFPLLAMMQEFQPKLKEIIDDTWSEMENLQQEIAVLVAFLQLYANQSTPALLLADAFKRFIPVKDHKTVTYEDIKQLFTEHLLNLMVPSNPFRRRGRAYQLEGSSPESYTLQHRSVAEMLLKKGCEDKGSDLFQVVNQFLLFPIYQREELMPLFEDLFVYNKDGQKKRKFSVLFEKLKGIDQGRAAEVFCDAAEKTGDSVIFSNAARFYAKMEPPSFPKAMELIEQAFEAVNAKQRFKSLCHTKGVVLYIELQYNVNSGRVRDLRRLEELASKVIDAYKDARNFPPTYPNPLIGEVEVWLACIGWIMKHLCQRDSEKTLKFLANQCPPFFRTCVSDSFCLLDVVDGIVQSVPDLPDPEDTQRRCNNARLSLKKTFLRRLPSNGRGRDAEDVVQACKALCTMKNFPRSSVLELKRLQAFFILNSSDSIDSLKHENLCFLQTLLGDLVFKENEYRLAYHLMKVCVLVTGRKCYSLEQGLQVAEKWLEVSHHDCLPYFYQMAIYFLKILDGGALEFMPKYLKALKACREKSQNHCRSTHSSLFVSKDGAGMSRLVTRNTLFQGEKYSTDFQSDTVPRFWMVENRKKLLECKGRIRVGPSSDRGKTYPYIELIQGKLELYVAKSAGIGKVDRDFTQGQLAYFVTSFNLQGPVANGITFEAQEPLSSHSAGADVARS; the protein is encoded by the exons ATGGCAATGCAGGAAGCATTTAAAAACGACGGTGAGAACGCAGAACTAAGGGAAGAAAATACTTGCGATGAATTTTCACAATCGAAGACTCCTGcctttgtcgtgcaagaaaccCAAATTACTTCCGCCGAGGGAAGTCATGAAGTGAAGGAAGATGCCATTACGGTGGAACAGCTTACGGAAACAAACGGAAATAAacgcaagaagaaaaagaaacgaaagaaaaatacGAATCTTGCCTTTGCAACTGAACAAGGTAATACAAATGAAATGACGCCTCCCGTTGAAGAAGCAAATCTTGGCGAGAACACGAGTTCAACCAGCGAGACTCCTCCTGTTGATGGACGTGAAGGCAGTTGCAAACAACCCAGCGGGAGCTCTTGTGGGAAAAAGAAgaataagaagaaaaagaaaaagaaaataaaagatgtGACCACTTCAGGTGCTGTTGGTGATCATGATTATGATAGTACTGTGCGTGAAATTGCAGCTAACGATGTAGATCTTGTCAATACAGTTACTATAGGGCACAATCTTGTGGAAGAACAACGTGACGACCTCATGAAACCTCAAGATGATGTCATCGTGGAAGATGATGGGGATTCTCAGGAAACTGAAACTGTAGCAGAGGCAGTTGTCGTTACATATATCGAGAAAAAGGCGGTGGATGATGCGGTGGAATCAGATAATAATTGCGGTCTTGAGTATGTTGAGAATAAATCCAATGACGTTGTAGAGTTGGTTACAGACGAGGAAGAATTTCTTGCTTCAGAAAAAAACGCCGAAAGTTGCAGCAGCCAAGCTACAGAAGTGATCCGTACAGGAGATGTAAATCTAGACAGTCCTGCCTGTGATGGGCAAGATGAGACAAGAGGCACTGAACATTCAGATGAGATAGAGGAGGTTAAGTTATCTGATGCTGAAGATAATTCTAATGTTGAGATTGACAAAGAAGG GAGAAATATTCTATGTATTTTCAAGCTGGTGTATGGAGTGGGTCTTCGAGCACTGAGAAAACTGTTTGAGCAAATCCACCCAACATGGAACAATCAGCCATCAGATGCAGCTGCATTTGACAAGGGAACGATGAAACTACGCAAAGAAGAAGAAGTCCATTTCAAGAAAGGTGACATCAATAACTGGGACTTCTCACTCATTACAAGCGTCCTTCGGTATTCAAAGATTTGTGCCCTGGAGATGAGCAAGAGACCTGGCCATGACCATGCTCTGCAAGAACTAAAAAAGATTCGTAACGAATTACTGGGGCATCCTTCGACAGACCAAATGACAGATGCTGACTTTAATATCTTCTGGCCTAACCTGTGTACTCACTTCATTACTCTTGGTGCTGATCGTACAGAGATTGCAAATATAAAGCTTCAGTCAG ATGAACAACTCCAGGCAGGAGGGCACTACAAAGAACTGTTCTTGGCAGAGAATGGAAGGTTGCGTTATGTGGAGAATAAATTGGATTCGATCGAGAAAAAACTGGATACTTTAATTGAAAGTAGTAATGACGGTACTACCAAAGAACCTTTGAGTCCAAAAGATCTCAGTGGCGCAAAATGGGATGAGTGGTTAAAGTTTTGTGATGCAGTTGGAGATTTCGATACCATGAAAAACCAGTATGTTCTTGTCACTGATGCCCTTAGTGAAGAGAATCTGGACAGCTTTTCTATTTTAAGAAGTATGTCTTGGAAGATGGTTCTTGACTTTGATCCCATGTCAGAGGAGAAGGGCATGTATTACAAGTTCACTTCACAGGAAGGGCAAGACAACCTGGTTAGCATGAGGACCCCTGCAGAATTAAAACGAATAACAATGGTGAATCTGGCCCGCCAGATCGATCCCTGCAAAACCCAGTGGTTGTTTGTTAATGGTAGGTCCAGTGACACCGAAGACAATCTTCAAGAATTTGCGGACTGGGAAGCTACATCAGTGAAAGAAATCTCGAGATTTTTCGGATGCTGTTGTGATCCAGACAAGTTTGACAAACAAAAACCGTTGGTGTGCTTGATCCTTCCAATCCGCAAAAAGAGTGTTCCTTATGTTGAAGTAACACTGAATCGCCTGTTTGAGAACTTCGGTGATCAGTTTCTTCTGAAAGTAGTGTGCTTTCGACTAGAGAAGCGACTTACGGTTCTTGAAAAAGTGAAGGTACGCTCAATTGATCTGGACCCCAGTCTTGTGCATCTAGGCCTAAAACAGAGGTTTTGTTCCCCGTCAACAAAGAGGTACCCAATGCCAACGTCTCAAGCAGACGTATATTATGATCTTAGTGAGAAAGAGTACCTTTACCTAAAGGAACACCTAGAAATCCTTTATCAAGGGTGCGAAGAGTTACCAGTTTCTGACGACTCCTCCGATGACGATCAAAAAGTCCAAAAATTCTTGGACGAGCACAGGAGATTATTCATCTCGGGTAATCAGATCTCCTTCGCAAGTCTCTATGACAACCACGATGCTAGACGGGAAATTGAGAACGATATTCAGATTCACGTTCAACGCCTTTTAGATAAGAGGCTCACTCGCTCCATGATTGTGGACATCAAGCATTCACCCGGAACTGGCGGCACCACTATCTCCCGTCGCGTGATGTGGGATCTCCACAAAGCTTATCCATGCGCTTTCGTAGAAATACGCTCACATATTTACTTAGACGAAGATACCAGTTATGCAAACAAACTGGCTGATCGTATCGGAGCCCTTGAGGAAATGTGCCACACACCCCCGGTTATTCTGATAGACGGAAAGCAGTCAAGGGCAATCGAGAGTTTGCCAAACAGACTTGTCAGGATTCTTGGGAAAAGAGGAAAACGGGCCCTTCTGTTACGTTGTCAACACGGGTCGAAGACCTCGTCTGGTGAAATTGAAGAGCCATTACATGTTCACAAGGTGTTTTACGTCGATGTCAGGCTGGAAGATTCATGTGCTGACCTCAATGAATTTAAGAAGAAATACAATGACTTCGTTGTGGAATCCTTGCACGGGACACGAGTTTCGAGCCCCTGTCGCGTATTTCATTTTCCTCTTTTGGCAATGATGCAAGAGTTTCAGCCAAAGCTTAAGGAAATAATTGACGACACTTGGAGCGAGATGGAAAAccttcaacaagaaatagccgTTTTAGTAGCTTTTCTCCAGTTATATGCAAATCAGTCAACGCCAGCTCTCCTTTTAGCTGATGCTTTCAAAAGATTCATTCCTGTGAAAGATCATAAAACTGTCACCTACGAGGACATCAAGCAGTTGTTCACGGAGCACCTGTTGAACCTAATGGTTCCTTCAAACCCATTCCGTCGTCGAGGAAGAGCCTATCAGTTAGAGGGGTCATCCCCTGAAAGTTACACCTTGCAGCATCGGTCTGTTGCGGAGATGCTTCTGAAGAAGGGATGCGAAGATAAGGGCTCTGACTTGTTTCAAGTAGTAAATCAGTTTCTTCTCTTTCCAATTTATCAGCGGGAAGAGCTTATGCCGCTTTTTGAAGATCTCTTTGTTTACAATAAGGATGGCCAGAAGAAGCGCAAGTTCTCAGTCCTTTTCGAAAAACTTAAAGGAATTGACCAAGGACGCGCTGCAGAAGTATTTTGTGACGCGGCAGAGAAGACCGGCGATTCAGTTATATTTTCCAATGCGGCTAGGTTTTATGCCAAGATGGAGCCCCCTTCTTTTCCAAAGGCGATGGAGCTCATTGAACAAGCATTTGAAGCCGTCAATGCCAAACAGAGATTTAAAAGCCTTTGCCACACCAAGGGAGTCGTCCTCTATATTGAGCTGCAGTATAATGTGAACAGTGGCAGAGTACGTGATCTAAGAAGGCTCGAAGAACTAGCCAGCAAGGTGATCGACGCGTACAAGGATGCTCGCAACTTTCCTCCAACTTACCCCAATCCTCTTATTGGTGAAGTAGAAGTTTGGTTGGCGTGCATTGGATGGATAATGAAACACCTGTGTCAGCGAGATTCAGAAAAGACCTTAAAGTTCTTGGCAAACCAGTGCCCTCCTTTTTTTCGCACATGTGTCAGTGATTCCTTTTGTTTGCTGGATGTCGTAGATGGAATTGTTCAAAGTGTACCGGACCTACCTGATCCCGAAGATACCCAAAGAAGATGTAACAACGCAAGATTATCATTGAAGAAGACCTTTCTTAGGAGACTACCTTCTAACGGACGTGGGCGCGATGCTGAAGATGTGGTTCAAGCTTGCAAAGCACTTTGTACCATGAAGAACTTTCCAAGGTCGTCAGTATTAGAACTAAAGAGGCTTCAGGCCTTTTTCATCCTGAATTCCAGTGATTCAATCGACTCCTTGAAGCACGAAAATCTTTGTTTCTTGCAGACGCTTTTGGGGGACCTTGTGTTCAAGGAAAATGAATACCGTCTGGCTTATCACTTGATGAAGGTTTGCGTGCTGGTGACCGGACGAAAGTGCTACAGTCTTGAGCAAGGTTTGCAAGTTGCCGAAAAATGGTTGGAGGTCTCTCATCATGATTGTCTGCCCTACTTTTATCAAATGGCTATATACTTCCTTAAAATCCTAGACGGTGGCGCGTTAGAGTTCATGCCGAAATACTTGAAAGCCTTGAAAGCGTGCCGGGAGAAGTCTCAGAATCATTGTCGCAGCACACATTCTTCTCTATTTGTTAGCAAAGATGGGGCTGGAATGTCTCGCCTTGTTACTCGCAACACACTATTCCAGGGAGAAAAATATTCCACTGATTTTCAGTCTGATACAGTGCCCCGATTCTGGATggttgaaaacagaaaaaagttGCTCGAGTGTAAGGGAAGAATCCGTGTGGGGCCATCTTCAGATCGTGGCAAAACGTATCCGTACATCGAGCTGATTCAAGGAAAACTGGAGCTTTATGTAGCAAAGAGTGCCGGCATTGGCAAAGTGGATAGAGATTTCACTCAAGGACAGCTGGCCTACTTTGTGACCAGCTTCAACCTCCAGGGCCCCGTGGCTAATGGAATAACCTTTGAAGCCCAGGAGCCATTATCATCTCACTCGGCAGGAGCTGATGTTGCAAGAAGCTAA